The Leucobacter viscericola sequence TTGATGCTGCTCTCGGCGGAGCCACATCAACCGACAATCTTGCCAATCTGTGCAGATACCACCACACGATGAAACACCACCCCGGTTGGAAACTGACTCAAAAACCAGGTGGGGTAGTGGAATGGGTGACACCGCTGGGCAGAAAATACACCGACAGGCCGGGTAGCCGAGTCAGGTTTCGAAAACCTGAGGGTTCCAGATCTGAGGGTTCTAGACCTGAGAGTTCCAGATCTGAGGGTTCTAGACCTGAGGGTTCTCGACCTCAAGTTTCAAGGCCTCAGTTCTTGAGACCCCGAGCCACCTAACCCCGCACGGATTCGAACCATGCAGCCACACGAAGTAGCATCGGGTCCGTGCCGATCTGCGACGCGATCTGCAAGCCGATGGTGCGACCGTCGGCTTGCACGCCTGCCCCAACCGACACCGCTGGTTGCCCGGACATGTTGTAGGGCGCCGTGAACGAGATGTGCCCCATTGTCTGTAGCGGATCGGTGATCGGCATCGGATCCTCCGCGGCGAAGGCAGCGACCGGTGTGACCGGCGAGAGGATCAGATCGTAGCCCGCGGTCGCCGCGCGCGTCAGCTGCGCCATCTCGTCAATACGATTGCGGTTGCGGATCGTCTGCGCCGCCGAGAAATCGGCCCCCGCAAGGCACCACTCAGCGATGAACGGCAGCACACACGCACGCTCGGCCTCGCTCAGCACCTCGTAGTCGGCGTATGACCGGCTGCGCCAGAAGTCCACGAGACCGTCGAGCACGTCAGCACCAACAAACGGTTCAAGCGGTTCAACGATCGCTCCGGCCTCGGCAAACAGCTCGGCAGCCCGCTGCACGGCCGCGAGCGTCTCGGCTTCAACGGGCAGACCCGATCCCGCCTCGAGCTGAAGTGCGACCCGCATGCCGTTCGGCGCGAGCGGCTCGGTCGACCACTCCATCTCGCAGTAGGGGCGCGTGAGGTAGTCGCGTTCGTCGGGTTTTGCGATGATCGACATGAGGCGGATGGCGTCGGCTGCCGTGCGCGTGAGCGGGCCGGCGGCGCGACCGTCGTATGGCACATCCAGAGGGATCAGACCCTCGCTCGGCTTGAGCGCAGTGAGGCCCTGCCAGCTGCCGGGCAACCTGATCGAGCCGCCGATGTCGGTGCCAACGTGCAGGGGCCCATAACCGGCAGCCGCCGCGGTTCCCGCGCCCGCGCTGGAGCCGCCCGAGGTGAGCGCAGGGTCGAGCCCATTGCGAGTGATCCCGTGCAGGCTGGAGACCCCCGAAGAGAGCATGCCCCAGTCGGGCATCGTGGTGGATCCGACGATCACGGCGCCTGCCTCAAGCAGCCGATCGGTGGTCGGCGCGTTGCCGGGCGAAATCGGCGGGTTCGGGATCGCCGTGCCCGATGGCTTTGGCTGGCCAGCCCTGGCGATGTTCTCCTTGACCGTGACCGGCACGCCGTCGTAGGTGCTGAGGGGACTCCCCGCGGCCCAGCGGGCGGTTGAGGCCGCGGCGTCCGCGCGCACCTGATCCGCGTCGAACAGGTACATGGCATTTAGCTCGGGATCGCGCAGTTCGATCCGAGCGATCACGTCTTCGAGCACGTCCGTGGGCGTGAGCGAACCGTTTGCGTAGCCCGCGGCGAGAGTGCCCGCGTCGAGGTCGGCGAGGCTGGCAGTTTGGCTGGCTGCTTGGGCTGCGGCTTGGCTGGCAGGTTCGCCGGCGGCCTGGCTGGCAGGTTGGCTGGCGGCCTGGCTGGCAGTTTGGCCGGATGCCTGAGTTGACGGTGAATCGGTCATGTTATGCAACTCCCGCGAGTTCTTGCCTCAGCGTGAGCGAGGAATCAATGAGGCGTTTTGTGTAGGGGTGCTGCGGTGAACGGTACACCGTTTCGGTGTCACCGGCCTCGACGATCTCACCGGACTGCATCACAATCACCGAGTCGCACAGGTACCGCACCACGTTGAGGTCGTGCGAGACAAACACGAGGGTGAGCCCGTACTCGTCGACCAGATCCGCGAGCAAGTTCAGCACCTGCGCGCGCACAGAGACGTCGAGCGCGCTCACGGGCTCGTCGGCCACCACAATCTGCGGGCGGCAAATGAGCGCCCGCGCGATCGAGATGCGCTGCCGCTGCCCGCCCGAGAACTGGTGCGGGTGACGACTTGCCGAGGAAGCGGGCAGGCCCACGGCCTCCAGCATTTCGGCGACCATGGTGGCGCGCTCAGAGGCGGTCTCGTTGCGACCACGCACGAGCAGCGGCTCGGAGATGATCTGGCCGACGGTCATGCGGGGATCGAGCGATCCCATCGGGTCCTGAAACACGATCTGCAGGTTCTGCCTGAGCTCGCGCAGCTGTTGTTCCTTCGCACCGGCGACCTCGTTGCCGGCAACGACCGCGCTGCCCGAGGTTGGCTGATCGAGGCCCGCGAGGATCCGGAGCAGCGTCGACTTGCCCGATCCCGACTCACCAACCACCCCGAGTCGGCCACCCTTGGCCACCTCAAAAGAGATGCCCTGGAGCGCCTTCACCTGGGGAGCTGGCTTAAACAGACTTGTTTTGCCGCGAGTGTAAGTTCGCACGAGATCGGTGACGCGTACTGCCGGTGGTGCTGAGGTTGGGGTCGGGGGAGACGCGATCTTGGCCTGTGCTGGCTGGTGAGCCGAGTCTTCACCCAACACCGGCGGCACATAGTTCTGCGCGCTCGCGACGGTGAAGAGACGCCCGGTCTCGTCAACGGCATCGAGGTCGGAGGCCGCGAGCAGGCCCCGCGTGTACGCGTGCTGGGGGCGAGTGAACACCTGCTCGGTGGTGCCCTCCTCGACAATGACGCCGTGGTTCATGACGAGCACACGCGTGCACATGTTCGCGACGACGGCTAGGTCGTGCGTGATGAAGAGCAGCCCGGTGTTGCGCTCCCGCACGAGCTCCAGGATCAGGTCGAGCACCTGGCGCTGCACGGTCACGTCGAGTGCCGTCGTGGGCTCGTCACACAGCAGCAGGCTCGGATCGTTCGCGAGCGCCATCGCGAGCATGACACGCTGCCGCTGGCCACCCGACAGTTGGTGCGGGTAGGCCCGCGCCGCCTGCGCCGGATCGGGCAGATGGACGGCGTCGAGCATCTCAACCGCGCGCTTGTTCGCCTCGGCCTTGTTGGGGGCGAGCTTGTGCTGCAGCATGATCTCGGCGACCTGGGCACCGGCCCGCATGAGCGGGTTGAGCGCGGTGAGCGGCTCCTGGAACACCATTGCCACGTCTTTGCCGCGCAGCCGCATCAGCTCAGACTCGGGGGCCTCAAGCAAATTGCCCTTGTGGCCGTCGAGTTGCACGGAACCGTCGGCGGTGACGCCAGCGGGCAGCAGGCCGAGCAGCGCGGTGGTGGTCATCGACTTGCCCGATCCCGATTCACCAATCAGGCCGATGCGCTCGCCGTGCGCCATGTGCAGCGAGAAGTCGCTGACCAGGGTACGGTACGGCGTGCGCACGTTGAGGTGGTCTACAGCGAGTAGTGTGCTGGCACCGGGCAGGGGCTGAGCTTCGCTCGTCATGAACGGCTCCCATTCAGTTTTGGATCGAAGCGGTCACGCAGACCGTCACCGAGCAGGTTGAAGCCCATCACGGCGATCGCAATAGCGACGCCCGGCCAGATGGCGAGCAGCGGGTGGGTGCCAAGGAACTGCTGCGACTCCTGCAGCATACGACCCCAAGACGGGGTCGGAGGCGGTGTGCCGAGTCCGAGGAAGCTCAGGCCGGCCTCGGCCAGCACCGCCAGCGCGAACGACACCGAGCACTGCACCACAACAATGCCGATGATGTTGGGCAGCACATGCCTGAGCGCGATGCGGAATCGCGACTGGCTCGAGGCGCGCGCCGCGAGCACGTACTCGGTGCTCATCACCTGCAGGGTGCCGGATCGGGCCACTCGCGCGAAACCGGGAATCGTTGAGATACCGATCGCGATCATGGCGACGAGCGTCGAAGCCCCAAACACCGCGGCAAACATGATGGCGAGCAGTAGAGCCGGGAACGCGAGCGCGATGTCTGAGGTGCGCATGACGACCTCTTCGATCCAGCCACCGCGAATGCCCGCGAGAATACCGAGCGGGGTACCAACGAGCAGCGCGATCCCGACCGAAATGACTCCCACAAACAGGGTGATGCGCGCGCCGTACAGCATCGCTGAGAACACGTCGCGACCGTACTTGTCGGTGCCCATGATGTGCGCAGCGCTGGGCCCCTGCAGGCGCGCGGCGGCATCGGCCTGAACCGGATCATACGGGGTCCAGATGAAGGAGATGATCGCCGCCGCGACAACGAGCCCCACAAGAATCAACCCGATGATGAGGGTCGTGGAGAGCCGTCGGCGACCAGCCCCGGCATCACCGATGCTTGATCCTCCCGGCGCCTGAATCGCGCTCGTGCGCGGTGCTTGCACCGGGGGAGAAGGAATGTTTTGAGTGGTCATGGTTAGGCGCTCCTTCGCATCCGCGGATCGATAACCGTGTAGAGCACGTCGACAATCAGGTTCAAGATCAGCGTGATGGCGACCAACACCATCACAACCGACTGCACGGTCAGCAGATCACGATTGCCGACCGCGTCGAGCAGCATCGATCCGAGCCCGGGAATCACAAACACGCGCTCGATCACCACCGCGCCGATGATCAGCGCCGCGATCTGTACACCCGTGACCGTGATGACCGGAATGGCCGCGTTGCGCAGGCCGTGTTTGACGAGGGCACCCGTTTTGCTGAGCCCCTTCGCGCGGGCCGTGCGCAGGTAGTCCTCGCTCATCACTTCGAGCACAGCCGAGCGAACGTAGCGGGTCAGGATCGCCCCCTGCACGGAAGCGAGGGCGACCACGGGCAAGATTAGTCTCCGTAAGAAGTCTCCGAAATCTTCGGAGGGCGGGGTCCAGCCGTTGGCGGGAAGCCAGCCGAGGCCCACCGCAAAGACCATGACGAGCAAAATGCCAGCCAGGAAACCCGGGATCGCGACACCAATCTGAGATCCAACCCCGATGGCAACACCCGAGAAGTTGCGGTGCTTCACCGCGGCCCAGGTGCCGAGCGGGATCGCGACCGCGAGCGCCACGACCATCGCCGTCAGCACGAGGATCAGGCTGACCTGCAGCCGGTCGCTCACCATCGGACTAATGTCCGTCTGCGTGAGGTAAGAAGTACCAAAGTCGCCGCGCAGAATGCCGCCCGCCCAGTCAAAGTACTGCACGATCAGTGGCTGATCGGTGCCGAACTCTTTTTGTTTTTCGGCGAGCAGCTCGGGCGTCGCGTTGACGCCGAGCGCAATCTGCGCGGGATCACCCGGGATAAGCCGCATGAACAAGAACACAACGATCGTCGCGACCAGGTAGGTCACGATGAAACGCGTGAGATTAATCAGAATCCGTATGCCCATGCGGCTTCCTCGGGGGTATCAGGAGCGGGTGTGAGGTGGTTCGTTACTTCCAGCTCGTTATTTCCAGCTCAGATCGGTGAGATTGAGCGATTCGACGATGGCGTTCTTCGGGAGACCTTGCAGATCTGCCTTCGCCACCACGATGTTCGGGAAGAGGAAGAGCACACCCGATGCCGCATCGTCGACCACCTGGCGAGCAACCTTCTTCATGCCAGCAACGTACCCGGCCTCGTCTGCGGCGTCGGCCTCAGCGGCGATCGGTGCGATCACCGAGTTGTCGTAGCCGATGTAGTAGTTCGGGTCGTTGAACACGGTGAGCAGATCCCGAGCCTCGACGGCAAGCACGGTAGTCATCTGGTAATCGTGCTTCGTGAAGACGTCGTCGAGCCACACAGCAGGGAACTCGGAGGACTTGATCGTGACGTTGATGCCAACATCCTTGAGCTGCGAAACCACGATCTCTGAGACAGCCTGTGCGTAGGGGCGAGTGGGAACCGTGTAGGTGATGTTGAGGTTCTCAGCGCCGGCCTCCTTGAGGAGTTCCTTTGCCTTCGCAGGATCGTAGGGGTAGACCTTGTTGAGATCCTCGTAGTAGGGATCGGTCGGGGTGACGAGCGTCGAGGTGAGTGTGCCGTAGCCGTTCCAGGCGGTGTCCATGATCGCCTGCTTGTCGAGCGCGTAAAGCACTGCCTGGCGAACCCGCTTGTCGTTGAACGGAGCGGTCTTGTTGTTCATCGAGAGCGTTACCTCGCCGCTCGACGTGCCCGTGATGACCTGGAACTTGTCGTTGGATTCGAATGAGCTGAGCAGCTCCGGCGCCTGGAGGTTTGCGATCGCGTCAACGTCGCCGGTCTGCAGCGCGTTGGTTGTTGCCGTTGCGTCTGCGAAGTACTTCAGCGTGACCTGCTTAACCCCGGGCTTCTTGCCCCAGTAATCGTCGCGGGTCTTGAGCACGATGCTCTCGTTGGGGGTCCACTTTTCGACCGCGTAGGGGCCGGTGCCAACGGGGCTGTTTGCGAGATCCGAGACACCGTTGGGCGAGAAGATCGCGCCGACCGGGGTCGCAATGTTGAAGAGCCACGCGTTTGAGGGCTGCTTCAGGTGCACGGCAACCTCGGTGTCCGAGATGACCTCGACGTTGTCAACGACGTCCATCTTCGCTTTCAGGCTGGAAACCCAGTCTGACTTCACACGATCGAAGCTGAACTTGACGTCCTTTGCCGTGAAGGCGTCGCCGTTTGAGAACGTGACGCCGTCCTGCAGATTGAACGTGTAGGTCTTGCGGTCGTCGCTGAGCTTCCAGTCCTTCGCGAGGAGGGGAACAACATCACCCTCCTGGTTGACCTCAACGAGACCCTCGTAGACGTTTGACATTAGTGCCTGTGGGATCGCCGATCCCGCAGTTGTTGTGAAGTCGAGGTTGGTGGGCGTGCCGGTGAGGGCGATGGTCGCCGTCGTTGGTGTCTTGCCGTCTGACGAGCCCTTGGAACTTGTCGAGCCGGCCGAGCAGCCAGCGAGCAGCAGGGATCCTGCTGCGAGCACTGCTGCGGTAAAGAGGAGGGGAGATTTGCGTCGTCGCATCATTGCTTCCTGTACTGAGTTGGGTGACGGCGGAGCCGCGCGAAAATGGGTGGGGATGGTGTGTAACTTGAGCGGCGGTGCTCGCCGGCTCTTCCGCAGGGTCCTTGTGAGATCCAATATTAGGAGAGCCGCGCACAATCCATTCGAACGTTCCTTTCGAACGCTGGCCGAATTTAAACCAGGATACATGGTAAGGCCACTTAGCGCGCGCCGTCGCCGCGGCCACTTTCAGGCGGCGCGCTACGATGTGTAGAGTTCGGAGCGCACCGAATTCTCGCCAGTGTGAATCGCGCCAGTGTGAATCTAGCTCAGTGTGAATCTAGCTCAGTGAATCTCGCCCAGCAGGAAGATCCCAGACAATGGCCCACAATTTTGAACCGGCAGTTCCCGTGCACACCTACCAGCGCATCGTGGATCAGATCGAGCAGGCGATCGTCTCCGGCGCGATCCCGGTTGGATCGCAGCTCGCGAGCGAGCGAGACCTCATGGTGCAGTTCGGTGTGAGTCGCCCGACCGTGCGCGAGGCGCTGCGTATTCTGCAGAGCATGGGGCTGATTGAATCCCGTCCCGGCACGCGGGGCGGTCCCCAGGTGCTCGCGCCAACCTCAAAGAACCTGAGTCGCTCGATCCGCGCAATGGTGGGAACCGATGCGTTGAACGTTGCCGAGCTCGTGCAGTATCGTGTCGTTCTTGAGGGATCAACCTGCAAGCTTGCGGCGCTTCGCCACACTCCCGCGCAGCTCGAGCGCATGCGCGTCGCCGTCGAGCGGATGAGTGTTGCCGCCGCTGAAAATGCCGCAGACTTCGCCGACGCGGACCTCGAGTTTCACGAGGCGATCTGGGCTGCGAGCGGTAACGGGATCCTTGAGATGAGCGGGCAGGCCGTGTCTGGAGTGCTGCGCGGGCTCATGCAGCGTGACTCCGAGGGATCGGGGCTCGATAACAGTGTGAAGCTCGCGTCCGCCGAAATTGACCGGGGGCTCTTCGACGCCATCGCCGCGCGCGACGCTCAACTTGCGGGCAGGATCGCGAGGCGCGCCGTCGCTGAGCGCTTCGCTCCGCTGCTCGACTCTGAGTCGGATCGGCAGGCGCTCGAGCTACTCGCCGAGTGACCTGGGTGATTCGGGTGACCTGGGTGACCCGGGTGAACTGGGCATCTGGGCTAGCAACACAGGCGACTTTGGTGTTCGGGCGAACCACACGAGCGCGATGCTCGCGATGGCGGCGAGGATCGCAAACACCGTCACGGCGGTGCTGAGGCTGAGCTGTTCGGCCAGCACACCCAGGCCGAGTACCGGCAGCGTACTGCCGAGATACGTCACCGTGTAGATTCCGCTGACGGTGGAGGCGTGACGCTGTGGTGGCACAGCCGCGATCGCGCGGGTGAACGCGGCCTGGAACGCGAGCCCCTGGCCCACACCCGCGATCACTCCGGAAGCCACGAGCCAGAGCACACCGCCGACCTGAGCCGCGAAGGCAAACCCCAAGAGCCCCACGGCCAACATGCTGAGCCCAACGGGCACCCTCCAGTTACCCCGAAGCGGCAGCAGCTGGACCGCGGCGGATGCGCCGAGTGTCACCACCGCGAGCGCGCCGATCACCGGTCGCGAGTCGCTGCCAACGATGCTTGCGAACAGAGAGGGAGCGAGCGACAGACAGAATCCGAATACCGCGAAGCTGAGGAAACCTATGGCCGAAGCCGTCCAGAACGCACGATTGGCCGGAGTGGAACTCGGTGGTGCTGCCTGGGCGCCGTGCTCGGCCTGCTGCGGGGCGTCGGCGAGCGCGAGATGTGCAGGCGAGGGAACAGGTTGGCACGCGAAGTGCGGCGCGATGGTGAGGATCGCCGGCACAAGGGCGAGGAGCGCGATCGCGACCACGAGATAGGGGGCGACGAGGGGTGCTGAACTCTGAGAGAGTGCGCCTCCGATGAGGGGGCCGAGCGCAACCCCACCCGAGGTCGCAAGAAGTGTGAACCGTGCGGCAAGTTCGGGCTTCGTGGGGAGCAGGATCCGCAGCGCGCCCGATGCGGTTCCGGTCGCGCAGGCGATCGCGATCCCCTGAACCGCCCGAGCAACGCTAAACCAGCCGAGGCTCGGTGCCACCGCAAACGCGGCCGTTGCGAGTGAGGCGGTGACGAGCGCGGCGATGAGAACCGTGCGGCGGTTGACGGTGTCGGCCACTCGACGAAATAGAAGCAGGCCGACGATGAGGGCGAGCACGTAGCTGGAGAAGGCGAGTGTAATGCCGAAGGCGCCCGTGTCGAAGCGCTGCGCGAGCAGCGAGAACAGCGGTGTGCTGAGGTTTGCGCTCACCAGCAACGTGAAGAGCGTGAGTGCGGTGAGCGTGATCCGCAATCGAGGGCGAATGGCCGCGACATCTGGAAAGGTGAGAGCGGGGTTTGCAAAACCCGGGTTTTGGAGCTGTGCTGCGTTGATGGCGCTCATGTGTTCCTCTGTCGTGGACAGCCCTTGTAGGGGTCTACCTCACCGGTCGCGGGGTATTGCGAAGCGGTGTTGAAGGGGCCCTTGGTGTGGGCCCGTGTGATGAGTAAACTGCAAACAGTGCGATTCGGGCAAGCGAATAGTTTCTGATTGATCATTTTGTCCAGTTTGGATCGCGTAGAGCGAGCGGAAAGTGTACAAAATGAGCGAGATTGATGTGACGGATCGCAGGATCCTGCGCGAGCTTGATACCGATGCGCGTATGCCAACCGCGATGATTGCGCAGCGGCTCGGCCTCGCGCGGGGCACCGTGCAGGCTCGACTGGAAAAGCTCGCAAGCTCCGGGGCGCTGCGGCCGCACGGGTCACGTGTGCGCCCCGCTGCGCTGGGGCGTCCGGTTGGCGCCAGCATGCAGTTGGAGCTGGATCAGCACAAGATTTCTGAGGCGGTGGAAGCGCTCGCGAAGATCCCCGAGGTGCTTGAGTGCTTTGCTCCCGCCGGTGAAACCGACCTGCTGCTGCGGGTCGTCGCGAAGGATCCCGATGATCTGTATCGCGTGAGCGAGGTGATCCGGCTGTGTCCTGGCATTCGTCGCACCTCCATGAGTCTGTTCTTGCGCGAGGTGATTCCGTATCGAGTCACTGGCCTGCTGGAGGAGGGGCTGAGCGATGCGTGAGCGATGCGTGAGTGAATGTCAGTGGCGCCTGCAAGGATGGAATCATGCAGACGACAACTCAGTCCACTGAGAATTCGCAAAGCCTTCGCGGTGAAGCGCTTGGCGTGCTCGCGAGCCTCACGGGCGCGGAGAACCCGCAGTTTCATAAGGGACAGTACGAAGCCATCGAGACGCTGGTGCAGGGTCGCCGTCGCGCGCTTGTCGTGCAGCGCACTGGTTGGGGCAAGTCTGCGGTCTATTTCATCGCGACGTTGCTGCTTCGCCGCCGAGGTGCCGGGCCGACCCTTCTGGTTTCTCCGCTGCTGTCGCTGATGCGGGATCAGGTGTCAGCCGCCGCTCGCGCGGGTGTTCGGGCCGTCGCGATCAACTCGGCGAATGCGCACGAGTGGGACGCGGCGAGGGAGTCGCTCGCACGCGACGAGGTTGACGTGTTGTTGGTCTCACCCGAGCGACTGAACAATCCGAGGTTCCGCGATGAACAGCTACCGGATCTGCTGAACCGCATCGGCATGCTGGTGGTTGACGAGGCGCACTGCATCTCAGACTGGGGTCACGATTTTCGCCCCGACTATCGCCGCATCGCCGAGTTGATCGAACGGCTACCGCAAGATCTTCCTGTGCTCGCCACCACAGCGACCGCAAACGCGCGCGTGGTGACAGACATTGAGGAACAACTGGGTGGCTCGAGCGTTGTCACGATTCGAGGTTCGCTTGCCAGGGCCTCACTGCGTCTGGGGGTGTTGAATCTTCCGAACTCAAAAGATCGGCTCGCCTGGCTGCTGAGCCACATTGCAGAACTCAATGGCAGCGGCATCATCTATACGCTCACCGTTTCGGCCGCGGAAGACACAGCCAGATTGCTGAGGGACGCCGGCCACAACGTGCGCGCCTATACCGGGCGCACCGATACCGACGAGCGCGAAGAATCCGAGCGCATGCTGAAAGACAACGAGCTCAAGGCTCTCGTTGCCACGAGTGCGCTCGGCATGGGCTTCGACAAGCCAGACCTCGGGTTTGTTGTGCACCTTGGTGCACCGTCATCGCCCGTTGCCTACTACCAGCAGGTGGGTCGCGCGGGCCGCGGCACCGATCGCGCCGATGTGCTGTTGCTGCCCGGCCGTGAAGACCAGGAGATCTGGCACTACTTTGCGACTGCCTCGATGCCCGACGAGGAACGCGCGCAGGCGGTGCTTGCGGCGTTGAGTGATGTTCCGTTGTCAAC is a genomic window containing:
- a CDS encoding RecQ family ATP-dependent DNA helicase produces the protein MQTTTQSTENSQSLRGEALGVLASLTGAENPQFHKGQYEAIETLVQGRRRALVVQRTGWGKSAVYFIATLLLRRRGAGPTLLVSPLLSLMRDQVSAAARAGVRAVAINSANAHEWDAARESLARDEVDVLLVSPERLNNPRFRDEQLPDLLNRIGMLVVDEAHCISDWGHDFRPDYRRIAELIERLPQDLPVLATTATANARVVTDIEEQLGGSSVVTIRGSLARASLRLGVLNLPNSKDRLAWLLSHIAELNGSGIIYTLTVSAAEDTARLLRDAGHNVRAYTGRTDTDEREESERMLKDNELKALVATSALGMGFDKPDLGFVVHLGAPSSPVAYYQQVGRAGRGTDRADVLLLPGREDQEIWHYFATASMPDEERAQAVLAALSDVPLSTPALEARVNIRRTPLELLLKVLDVDGAVHRVQGGWVSTGQPWRYDAERYDRIRQARVNEQNSMIEYQRTGECRMATLQRDLDDGTASPCGRCDRCTEPWYPSGVSGEAVSAAASSLDRVSVEIESRRQWPTGADQLGVLLDGSPVRGKIKPERQLEPGRAIARLTDLGWGNTLRELFAPGVPDAPVSEALLGACVRVLAEWGWRERPVAIVSVPSRSRPQLVTSVAAGLARVGKLPYLGQLSLVGEGPRGSSGGNIAYRLAGVWGSLAVGADLAGAIADVGAGPILLVDDRVDSRWTITVAGGLLRDAGASAVLPFALAVTA
- a CDS encoding ABC transporter permease, with amino-acid sequence MTTQNIPSPPVQAPRTSAIQAPGGSSIGDAGAGRRRLSTTLIIGLILVGLVVAAAIISFIWTPYDPVQADAAARLQGPSAAHIMGTDKYGRDVFSAMLYGARITLFVGVISVGIALLVGTPLGILAGIRGGWIEEVVMRTSDIALAFPALLLAIMFAAVFGASTLVAMIAIGISTIPGFARVARSGTLQVMSTEYVLAARASSQSRFRIALRHVLPNIIGIVVVQCSVSFALAVLAEAGLSFLGLGTPPPTPSWGRMLQESQQFLGTHPLLAIWPGVAIAIAVMGFNLLGDGLRDRFDPKLNGSRS
- a CDS encoding dipeptide ABC transporter ATP-binding protein, producing the protein MTSEAQPLPGASTLLAVDHLNVRTPYRTLVSDFSLHMAHGERIGLIGESGSGKSMTTTALLGLLPAGVTADGSVQLDGHKGNLLEAPESELMRLRGKDVAMVFQEPLTALNPLMRAGAQVAEIMLQHKLAPNKAEANKRAVEMLDAVHLPDPAQAARAYPHQLSGGQRQRVMLAMALANDPSLLLCDEPTTALDVTVQRQVLDLILELVRERNTGLLFITHDLAVVANMCTRVLVMNHGVIVEEGTTEQVFTRPQHAYTRGLLAASDLDAVDETGRLFTVASAQNYVPPVLGEDSAHQPAQAKIASPPTPTSAPPAVRVTDLVRTYTRGKTSLFKPAPQVKALQGISFEVAKGGRLGVVGESGSGKSTLLRILAGLDQPTSGSAVVAGNEVAGAKEQQLRELRQNLQIVFQDPMGSLDPRMTVGQIISEPLLVRGRNETASERATMVAEMLEAVGLPASSASRHPHQFSGGQRQRISIARALICRPQIVVADEPVSALDVSVRAQVLNLLADLVDEYGLTLVFVSHDLNVVRYLCDSVIVMQSGEIVEAGDTETVYRSPQHPYTKRLIDSSLTLRQELAGVA
- a CDS encoding Lrp/AsnC family transcriptional regulator; this encodes MSEIDVTDRRILRELDTDARMPTAMIAQRLGLARGTVQARLEKLASSGALRPHGSRVRPAALGRPVGASMQLELDQHKISEAVEALAKIPEVLECFAPAGETDLLLRVVAKDPDDLYRVSEVIRLCPGIRRTSMSLFLREVIPYRVTGLLEEGLSDA
- a CDS encoding FadR/GntR family transcriptional regulator codes for the protein MAHNFEPAVPVHTYQRIVDQIEQAIVSGAIPVGSQLASERDLMVQFGVSRPTVREALRILQSMGLIESRPGTRGGPQVLAPTSKNLSRSIRAMVGTDALNVAELVQYRVVLEGSTCKLAALRHTPAQLERMRVAVERMSVAAAENAADFADADLEFHEAIWAASGNGILEMSGQAVSGVLRGLMQRDSEGSGLDNSVKLASAEIDRGLFDAIAARDAQLAGRIARRAVAERFAPLLDSESDRQALELLAE
- a CDS encoding ABC transporter substrate-binding protein — translated: MRRRKSPLLFTAAVLAAGSLLLAGCSAGSTSSKGSSDGKTPTTATIALTGTPTNLDFTTTAGSAIPQALMSNVYEGLVEVNQEGDVVPLLAKDWKLSDDRKTYTFNLQDGVTFSNGDAFTAKDVKFSFDRVKSDWVSSLKAKMDVVDNVEVISDTEVAVHLKQPSNAWLFNIATPVGAIFSPNGVSDLANSPVGTGPYAVEKWTPNESIVLKTRDDYWGKKPGVKQVTLKYFADATATTNALQTGDVDAIANLQAPELLSSFESNDKFQVITGTSSGEVTLSMNNKTAPFNDKRVRQAVLYALDKQAIMDTAWNGYGTLTSTLVTPTDPYYEDLNKVYPYDPAKAKELLKEAGAENLNITYTVPTRPYAQAVSEIVVSQLKDVGINVTIKSSEFPAVWLDDVFTKHDYQMTTVLAVEARDLLTVFNDPNYYIGYDNSVIAPIAAEADAADEAGYVAGMKKVARQVVDDAASGVLFLFPNIVVAKADLQGLPKNAIVESLNLTDLSWK
- a CDS encoding ABC transporter permease — its product is MGIRILINLTRFIVTYLVATIVVFLFMRLIPGDPAQIALGVNATPELLAEKQKEFGTDQPLIVQYFDWAGGILRGDFGTSYLTQTDISPMVSDRLQVSLILVLTAMVVALAVAIPLGTWAAVKHRNFSGVAIGVGSQIGVAIPGFLAGILLVMVFAVGLGWLPANGWTPPSEDFGDFLRRLILPVVALASVQGAILTRYVRSAVLEVMSEDYLRTARAKGLSKTGALVKHGLRNAAIPVITVTGVQIAALIIGAVVIERVFVIPGLGSMLLDAVGNRDLLTVQSVVMVLVAITLILNLIVDVLYTVIDPRMRRSA
- a CDS encoding MFS transporter, which encodes MSAINAAQLQNPGFANPALTFPDVAAIRPRLRITLTALTLFTLLVSANLSTPLFSLLAQRFDTGAFGITLAFSSYVLALIVGLLLFRRVADTVNRRTVLIAALVTASLATAAFAVAPSLGWFSVARAVQGIAIACATGTASGALRILLPTKPELAARFTLLATSGGVALGPLIGGALSQSSAPLVAPYLVVAIALLALVPAILTIAPHFACQPVPSPAHLALADAPQQAEHGAQAAPPSSTPANRAFWTASAIGFLSFAVFGFCLSLAPSLFASIVGSDSRPVIGALAVVTLGASAAVQLLPLRGNWRVPVGLSMLAVGLLGFAFAAQVGGVLWLVASGVIAGVGQGLAFQAAFTRAIAAVPPQRHASTVSGIYTVTYLGSTLPVLGLGVLAEQLSLSTAVTVFAILAAIASIALVWFARTPKSPVLLAQMPSSPGSPRSPESPRSLGE
- a CDS encoding amidase, with product MTDSPSTQASGQTASQAASQPASQAAGEPASQAAAQAASQTASLADLDAGTLAAGYANGSLTPTDVLEDVIARIELRDPELNAMYLFDADQVRADAAASTARWAAGSPLSTYDGVPVTVKENIARAGQPKPSGTAIPNPPISPGNAPTTDRLLEAGAVIVGSTTMPDWGMLSSGVSSLHGITRNGLDPALTSGGSSAGAGTAAAAGYGPLHVGTDIGGSIRLPGSWQGLTALKPSEGLIPLDVPYDGRAAGPLTRTAADAIRLMSIIAKPDERDYLTRPYCEMEWSTEPLAPNGMRVALQLEAGSGLPVEAETLAAVQRAAELFAEAGAIVEPLEPFVGADVLDGLVDFWRSRSYADYEVLSEAERACVLPFIAEWCLAGADFSAAQTIRNRNRIDEMAQLTRAATAGYDLILSPVTPVAAFAAEDPMPITDPLQTMGHISFTAPYNMSGQPAVSVGAGVQADGRTIGLQIASQIGTDPMLLRVAAWFESVRG